One window of the Magnolia sinica isolate HGM2019 chromosome 19, MsV1, whole genome shotgun sequence genome contains the following:
- the LOC131235134 gene encoding large ribosomal subunit protein eL42 yields the protein MVNVPKTKKTYCKNKECKKHTLHKVTQYKKGKDSLAVQGKRRYDRKQSGYGGQTKPVFHKKAKTTKKIVLRLQCQSCKHVSQHPIKRCKHFEIGGDKKGKGTSLF from the exons ATG GTGAACGTGCCGAAAACAAAGAAGACCTACTGTAAGAACAAGGAATGCAAGAAGCACACCCTGCATAAGGTTACACAGTATAAGAAGGGGAAGGACAGTCTGGCTGTTCAAGGAAAGCGTCGGTACGATCGGAAGCAGTCAGGTTATGGAGGACAGACCAAACCCGTCTTCCACAAGAAG GCGAAAACTACAAAGAAGATTGTGCTGAGGCTGCAATGCCAGAGCTGCAAGCATGTCTCCCAACACCCAATTAAG AGGTGCAAGCACTTTGAGATAGGTGGAGATAAGAAGGGGAAGGGGACATCTCTCTTCTAG